The Streptomyces sp. NBC_01268 genome window below encodes:
- a CDS encoding protein kinase domain-containing protein yields the protein MTTVPPTEWDPEGFAGHADSRPVESRPALDRVPAQLGGRFDLTEVLSEAATPAQAVVLRVKDREARHDDGAVPLVLKWYHRAYAPDAEASRVLTGELGHVVRVLERGSADGHPYELMPSYGETTLAHYRARHPGPVSPELVRAVVAQLHEALTALHDEELVHRDVAPDNIVVSTQNEDRLDLVLVDHGAAVHLGRDDDSPRRRDWLGKPHYLAPEAAIHVQSVTPAVDWWSLGMVVAELAGGQHPIDYLSTGETLVEIATRDPDLSRVTDGRLRMLCEGLLTRVPEHRWGSEQVDGWLSGDSPPVAPRTVGGYAPPPSTVEPFAFQGRDFTGTETLARQFDTQWQTAARLLSRRRGRERLAAWLGQFTDAPGRTEEDAAELAELRERLTDAPDPPAMLRLLNWMGPERIASWHGAELDPYHLAELTRAAEDGDHPARELVTALARHELLPLLAGRPGGEGLDDVQRRWQSHRDGWDAAVADVLVRGGPAARGPAARRLRPTVELDARLLRLAQEPERTRSHLLAAGAWDAADGPEPPWYRALRADEDNPLRLLAAALLRGVAQTEAREQLAREWARQWERQLARETGARYEVLRRLDRQPTLGWALLGATLVTAPWTFLIGLADLLDRADQRQVVLAWMLALPAATVVYALELWIALALGALVYHPDRSLAGLLIPAAERPFHAARSRGRIGIAVAAACLATLGALGVWAVVVAPWAWPAATVLGLAAWTVHRWLAWRRIAREARLDPPLRREDRHRRGPTRQRPVASQGPAPSRRNT from the coding sequence GTGACCACCGTGCCGCCGACGGAATGGGACCCCGAGGGATTCGCCGGGCACGCCGATTCCCGCCCCGTCGAGTCCCGTCCCGCCCTCGACCGCGTCCCCGCCCAGCTCGGCGGGCGCTTCGACCTCACCGAAGTCCTCTCCGAGGCCGCGACCCCCGCCCAGGCGGTCGTGCTGCGGGTCAAGGACCGCGAGGCCCGGCACGACGACGGCGCCGTGCCCCTGGTCCTCAAGTGGTACCACCGCGCCTACGCGCCCGACGCGGAGGCGAGCCGGGTCCTCACCGGCGAGCTCGGGCACGTCGTCCGCGTCCTGGAGCGGGGGAGCGCCGACGGGCACCCGTACGAACTGATGCCGTCCTACGGCGAGACCACCCTCGCCCACTACCGTGCCCGGCACCCCGGGCCCGTCAGCCCGGAGCTCGTCCGTGCCGTGGTGGCCCAGCTGCACGAGGCACTGACCGCCCTGCACGACGAGGAACTCGTCCACCGGGACGTCGCCCCCGACAACATCGTCGTGAGCACGCAGAACGAGGACCGCCTCGACCTGGTCCTCGTCGACCACGGCGCGGCCGTCCACCTCGGCCGGGACGACGACTCCCCGAGGCGCCGGGACTGGCTGGGCAAACCCCACTACCTCGCCCCCGAGGCCGCCATCCACGTGCAGAGCGTCACCCCCGCCGTCGACTGGTGGTCCCTCGGGATGGTCGTCGCCGAACTCGCCGGCGGACAGCACCCCATCGACTACCTGAGCACGGGGGAGACGCTCGTGGAGATCGCCACGCGCGATCCCGACCTGTCCCGCGTCACCGACGGCCGCCTGCGGATGCTCTGCGAGGGCCTGCTGACCCGGGTACCCGAACACCGCTGGGGCAGCGAGCAGGTGGACGGCTGGCTCTCGGGCGACTCCCCGCCGGTCGCACCGCGCACCGTCGGCGGGTACGCGCCGCCGCCCTCCACCGTGGAGCCCTTCGCCTTCCAGGGCCGCGACTTCACCGGCACCGAGACGCTGGCCCGGCAGTTCGACACCCAGTGGCAGACCGCCGCACGGCTGCTGTCCCGCCGCCGCGGCCGCGAGCGACTCGCGGCCTGGCTCGGCCAGTTCACCGACGCGCCGGGCCGCACCGAGGAGGACGCCGCCGAACTGGCCGAGCTGCGCGAACGGCTCACCGACGCCCCGGACCCCCCGGCCATGCTGCGCCTGCTCAACTGGATGGGGCCCGAGCGGATCGCCTCCTGGCACGGCGCCGAGCTGGACCCCTACCACCTGGCGGAACTGACCCGCGCGGCCGAGGACGGCGACCACCCGGCCCGGGAGCTGGTGACCGCCCTGGCCCGGCACGAGCTGCTGCCCCTGCTCGCCGGCCGGCCCGGCGGCGAGGGCCTCGACGACGTCCAGCGCCGCTGGCAGAGCCACCGGGACGGCTGGGACGCCGCGGTCGCGGACGTGCTCGTACGGGGTGGCCCCGCCGCGCGCGGCCCGGCGGCCCGGCGACTCCGCCCCACCGTGGAGCTCGACGCACGGCTGTTGCGCCTCGCCCAGGAACCCGAGCGCACCCGGAGCCACCTGCTGGCCGCCGGCGCCTGGGACGCGGCCGACGGACCCGAGCCGCCCTGGTACCGCGCACTGCGCGCCGACGAGGACAACCCGCTGCGGCTCCTCGCGGCGGCCCTGCTCCGCGGCGTCGCGCAGACCGAGGCGAGGGAGCAGCTGGCCAGGGAGTGGGCACGGCAGTGGGAGCGGCAGCTCGCTCGGGAGACCGGCGCGCGCTACGAGGTGCTGCGCCGCCTGGACCGGCAGCCCACCCTGGGGTGGGCGCTGCTCGGCGCGACCCTGGTCACCGCGCCGTGGACCTTCCTCATCGGCCTCGCCGACCTGCTCGACCGAGCCGACCAGCGCCAGGTCGTGCTCGCCTGGATGCTCGCGCTGCCCGCGGCGACCGTCGTCTACGCCCTGGAACTGTGGATCGCCCTCGCCCTCGGCGCGCTCGTCTACCATCCGGACCGGTCCCTCGCCGGGCTGCTGATCCCCGCCGCCGAACGGCCCTTCCACGCCGCCCGCTCCCGCGGCCGGATCGGGATCGCGGTGGCCGCCGCCTGCCTGGCCACCCTCGGGGCGCTGGGCGTCTGGGCCGTCGTCGTGGCGCCCTGGGCCTGGCCCGCCGCGACCGTCCTGGGCCTCGCGGCGTGGACCGTCCACCGGTGGCTGGCGTGGCGGCGGATCGCCCGGGAGGCCCGCCTGGACCCGCCGTTGCGGCGCGAGGACCGGCACCGGCGGGGCCCCACGCGGCAACGGCCCGTCGCCTCACAGGGGCCCGCACCCTCCAGGAGGAACACATGA
- a CDS encoding macro domain-containing protein: protein MSPQNPPSEPTGRSAPDDPGLPSHAALAEELAALRRPGLATLRSLRPQALGRVARTTGHAAAGTDEASAVEALLEAAVRRLARPQGDADEPLPTGELADDRTVDPLARAAAHTFGLLPGRRGAPAQERRKAAAAVYGVTSERFRRGQEQQVIAELAAAALALAREAASGRPRSGTADGGAGPRRAAPDPVPDPPRRAGGSGPAPTVPHRVTVHLSSLELLRDIDILVSSENTHMEMSKTFRPTVSGALRRAAALRNEVGEITDDVLARELGAWMRSHGRTGLPVRPGTVASTSAGALAGRGVRRVYHAAVVRPAGDGGVYRTDPETLVDAVAAVFALAEAERDAYDPPLRSLCFPLLGSGQGGLTPVKAARWLSWAVQEELGRHPGWAVHFVTRDPELAPLLTGASSAP, encoded by the coding sequence ATGAGCCCGCAGAATCCCCCCTCGGAGCCGACAGGGCGCTCCGCTCCGGACGACCCGGGACTGCCGTCCCACGCCGCCCTGGCCGAGGAACTGGCCGCGCTGCGCCGCCCCGGCCTCGCCACACTCCGGAGCCTGCGCCCCCAGGCCCTGGGCCGGGTCGCCCGGACCACCGGACACGCGGCGGCCGGCACGGACGAGGCCTCCGCGGTCGAGGCGCTCCTGGAAGCCGCCGTACGACGGCTCGCCCGCCCCCAGGGGGATGCCGACGAGCCGCTCCCCACCGGCGAGTTGGCGGACGACCGGACGGTCGACCCGCTCGCCCGGGCCGCCGCCCACACCTTCGGACTGCTGCCCGGCCGGCGCGGGGCACCGGCCCAGGAACGCCGCAAGGCTGCCGCCGCCGTGTACGGCGTCACGTCCGAGCGGTTCCGCCGGGGCCAGGAACAGCAGGTCATCGCGGAACTCGCCGCGGCCGCACTGGCGTTGGCCCGTGAAGCCGCCTCGGGACGGCCGCGGTCCGGCACCGCGGACGGCGGGGCCGGTCCGCGGCGCGCGGCCCCCGACCCGGTGCCCGACCCGCCGAGGCGGGCGGGCGGATCCGGACCGGCGCCGACCGTGCCGCACCGGGTCACCGTGCACCTCTCCTCCCTGGAACTGCTCCGGGACATCGATATCCTGGTGTCGTCGGAGAACACGCACATGGAGATGTCGAAGACCTTCCGGCCCACCGTCTCGGGCGCCCTGCGCAGGGCCGCGGCCCTGCGCAACGAGGTCGGCGAGATCACCGACGACGTGCTCGCCAGGGAACTCGGCGCGTGGATGCGGTCGCACGGCCGCACCGGCCTGCCCGTACGCCCCGGCACGGTCGCCTCCACCTCGGCGGGCGCCCTCGCCGGGCGGGGCGTGCGCCGCGTCTACCACGCGGCCGTCGTCCGGCCGGCCGGCGACGGCGGTGTGTACCGGACCGATCCCGAGACGCTCGTCGACGCCGTCGCGGCGGTCTTCGCCCTGGCCGAAGCCGAACGGGACGCCTACGACCCGCCCTTGAGATCCCTGTGCTTCCCTCTGCTGGGCTCCGGGCAGGGCGGCCTCACCCCCGTCAAGGCCGCCCGCTGGCTCAGTTGGGCGGTCCAGGAGGAGCTGGGCCGTCACCCGGGCTGGGCGGTGCACTTCGTGACCCGCGATCCCGAGCTCGCCCCGCTCCTCACGGGCGCCAGCTCCGCTCCCTGA
- a CDS encoding 4Fe-4S single cluster domain-containing protein → MSKGEGVMRIRIGGTHFPLETLGPGRRLGVWFQGCPLACAGCMSRHTWDAEGGRDSSVGELLGLWRDALARGAEGLTVSGGEPLQQAAGLAEFLAGADGARDAAGRGPTADILVYTGYEQDEWDPDRLRALRHADAVIAGRFRIAEPTGLVWRGSANQRLLPRTALGRARYGPHLYRRTTGPSVQVVVEPAGEPAGAFGGASGGTPAGAPAARLLGVPARGELAFYERWLGDRGLRLRERSWRP, encoded by the coding sequence ATGTCCAAGGGGGAGGGCGTGATGCGCATCAGGATCGGCGGGACGCATTTCCCGCTGGAGACGCTCGGCCCGGGCCGGCGCCTCGGCGTGTGGTTCCAGGGCTGTCCGCTGGCCTGTGCCGGGTGCATGTCCCGGCACACCTGGGACGCCGAGGGTGGCCGGGATTCGTCGGTCGGGGAACTCCTCGGCCTGTGGCGGGACGCGCTCGCCCGGGGCGCGGAGGGGCTGACGGTCAGCGGCGGGGAACCCCTCCAACAGGCCGCGGGGCTCGCCGAGTTCCTGGCCGGGGCCGATGGGGCGCGCGACGCGGCGGGGCGTGGACCGACCGCCGACATCCTCGTCTACACCGGCTACGAACAGGACGAGTGGGACCCGGACCGGCTGCGGGCCCTGCGCCACGCGGACGCGGTGATCGCCGGCCGGTTCAGGATCGCCGAGCCGACCGGGCTGGTGTGGCGCGGCTCGGCCAACCAGCGGCTGCTGCCGCGCACCGCGCTCGGCCGGGCCCGCTACGGACCCCACCTGTACCGGCGGACCACGGGGCCGTCGGTACAGGTGGTGGTGGAACCCGCCGGTGAGCCGGCCGGGGCGTTCGGGGGAGCCTCCGGCGGGACGCCCGCAGGGGCGCCCGCCGCCCGCCTCCTCGGCGTGCCGGCCCGAGGGGAACTCGCTTTCTACGAGAGGTGGTTGGGGGACCGTGGGCTGCGACTCAGGGAGCGGAGCTGGCGCCCGTGA
- the bla gene encoding class A beta-lactamase produces the protein MPYPYAAARRLALGAVAVLAVLPLTACGHAGPPAGAPADARASLTPPPARPTAAPAAEFTRLERAYGARLGVYAVDTGSGREVVHNDTERFAYASTFKAPAAAAVLRAYPPSGMEKVIRYTREDLVDHSPVTEKHVGTGMTLRALCDAAVRHSDNTAANLLLDALGGPKGLAAALREVGDTTTLVERREPELNQWAPGATRDTTTPRAFAGALRAFVLGDALGKDERAQLTTWLRTNTTGDELIRAGVPKGWTVGDKTGGGGDYGVRNDIAVVWPPDAAPIVVAIMSNRGTKDADYDDKLIAQAASVVVGALS, from the coding sequence ATGCCGTATCCCTACGCGGCCGCGCGGCGTCTGGCTCTCGGAGCCGTCGCCGTGCTGGCCGTACTCCCGCTCACGGCCTGCGGCCACGCCGGGCCCCCGGCCGGTGCCCCGGCCGACGCCCGGGCTTCCCTGACGCCGCCGCCGGCCCGACCCACCGCGGCGCCCGCCGCCGAGTTCACAAGGCTCGAGCGGGCCTACGGCGCCCGCCTCGGGGTCTACGCGGTCGACACCGGCAGCGGCCGGGAAGTGGTCCACAACGACACCGAACGGTTCGCCTACGCCTCGACGTTCAAGGCACCAGCCGCCGCGGCCGTCCTCCGCGCGTACCCGCCGAGCGGCATGGAGAAGGTGATCAGGTACACGCGGGAGGACCTGGTGGACCACTCGCCGGTGACCGAGAAGCACGTGGGGACCGGGATGACGCTCCGCGCGCTGTGCGACGCGGCCGTCCGCCACAGCGACAACACCGCGGCGAACCTCCTGCTCGACGCACTCGGCGGGCCGAAGGGCCTGGCCGCCGCGCTGCGGGAGGTGGGCGACACGACGACGCTCGTGGAGCGGCGCGAGCCGGAGCTCAACCAATGGGCACCGGGCGCCACACGGGACACCACCACGCCCCGCGCGTTCGCCGGCGCCCTGCGGGCCTTCGTCCTCGGGGACGCCCTCGGCAAGGACGAACGCGCGCAGCTCACCACGTGGCTGCGGACCAACACCACCGGAGACGAACTGATCCGGGCCGGAGTGCCGAAGGGCTGGACGGTCGGCGACAAGACCGGCGGAGGCGGCGACTACGGCGTCCGCAACGACATCGCCGTGGTGTGGCCACCCGACGCCGCGCCCATCGTCGTGGCGATCATGTCGAATCGGGGCACGAAGGACGCCGACTACGACGACAAGCTGATCGCGCAGGCCGCCTCCGTCGTCGTCGGAGCGCTGTCATGA
- a CDS encoding choice-of-anchor A family protein: MSQTATTGTRPGMRRAVALAFVLGLSTPCVAQAAPLAPTAGQLPTCPAAGKEPGIGHDPRFTDANVALFAGGDYTADGGTAEAEGLLVVGGNATFAKTSGGVFNVGRVGAGSGILPPSGSVMLAVGGDLKIAQGTTVDVGHGLTAGPRYGGSVQVGGAIDEKGELVTNGGSRASGMGASAALSPHAAFGDTIRRESASLAALKPTGTTVKSGETVTFKGAGAAGGGPQVFEIPAAELDGTSTFLFTSIPAGDAVVVNVTGGRAVGISPMSVGFNGDRADTYDSAHFGEAASRILYNFEGATSIRLGGGGNFMGSILAPKATADLTASTNGRVYVGGDIRTHGSGNESHNYPWTGTSTFACKPTTPTPEPGTPGTPSTAPPASSRPTPTPSRPVEETTPPTAPGTSTPTPGTPEQPTPSSSTTPPPGGGKSDGSLATTGGQVAPYLVGAAALGAAGAAVLLVTRRRRARL, encoded by the coding sequence ATGTCCCAGACAGCCACCACCGGCACGCGCCCCGGAATGCGACGCGCCGTGGCGCTCGCCTTCGTCCTTGGTCTCTCGACCCCGTGCGTCGCCCAAGCCGCGCCGCTCGCCCCCACGGCCGGCCAGCTCCCCACGTGCCCGGCTGCCGGAAAGGAACCGGGGATCGGCCACGACCCGCGGTTCACCGACGCCAACGTGGCCCTGTTCGCGGGCGGCGACTACACCGCGGACGGCGGGACGGCCGAGGCCGAGGGCCTGCTCGTCGTCGGGGGGAACGCCACCTTCGCCAAGACGTCCGGTGGCGTGTTCAACGTCGGCCGGGTGGGAGCGGGTTCCGGCATCCTTCCCCCGTCGGGCTCGGTGATGCTCGCGGTCGGCGGCGACCTGAAGATCGCCCAGGGGACGACGGTCGACGTGGGCCACGGCCTGACGGCGGGGCCGCGCTACGGCGGTTCCGTCCAGGTGGGCGGTGCCATCGACGAGAAGGGCGAGCTGGTCACGAACGGAGGCTCCCGCGCCTCCGGCATGGGCGCGAGCGCGGCACTGAGCCCGCACGCCGCGTTCGGTGACACGATCCGCCGCGAGTCGGCCTCGCTCGCCGCGCTCAAGCCCACCGGGACGACCGTCAAGTCGGGCGAGACCGTCACCTTCAAGGGAGCCGGCGCAGCGGGCGGCGGCCCGCAGGTCTTCGAGATCCCGGCGGCGGAGCTCGACGGCACGTCGACGTTCCTGTTCACGTCGATCCCCGCCGGGGACGCGGTCGTCGTCAACGTGACGGGCGGACGGGCGGTCGGCATCTCGCCGATGTCCGTCGGCTTCAACGGGGACCGCGCGGACACGTACGACTCCGCGCACTTCGGCGAGGCCGCGTCGCGGATCCTCTACAACTTCGAGGGCGCCACCTCGATCCGCCTCGGCGGCGGAGGCAACTTCATGGGCTCGATCCTCGCGCCCAAGGCGACCGCGGACCTGACCGCCAGCACCAACGGCCGCGTGTACGTCGGCGGGGACATCCGCACCCACGGTTCGGGCAACGAGAGCCACAACTACCCGTGGACCGGCACGTCGACGTTCGCGTGCAAGCCCACGACGCCCACTCCGGAACCGGGAACCCCGGGCACGCCCTCCACGGCGCCGCCGGCCTCCTCCCGGCCGACCCCGACGCCGAGCCGGCCCGTCGAGGAGACCACGCCCCCCACGGCACCGGGAACCTCCACCCCGACGCCGGGCACCCCCGAGCAGCCGACGCCCTCGTCGTCCACGACGCCTCCCCCGGGCGGCGGCAAGAGCGACGGCTCACTCGCGACGACGGGCGGCCAGGTCGCTCCCTACCTCGTCGGGGCCGCCGCGCTCGGCGCGGCGGGCGCGGCCGTACTGCTCGTCACCCGGCGTCGCCGCGCCCGGCTCTGA
- a CDS encoding peptidoglycan-binding domain-containing protein has product MRNRTALTAAVTSSAPEPQSHPGRDSLVFGKVAGPGADGPGARDQDVELFDTTLTLTLPRIAGEVRPRGRHVAGKSRHARDSARASRSRNSVPKPEREQGAGLSLPLLIAGALAAGIGLTVGLTSGLEQRHPDARSVTMPDLPYPSSPVDAEPPTVTRVSTPPAAPTARATRQADPTPSRTPAGPRTPARTTPPPPPAHPPTSSPTHHSPPVERPDGDVLRRGGSGPEVKDLQRRLARLHLYLGSVDGMFGAYVEAALIRFQTSRGITEEPGVYGPTTRAALRAEADREGGSDRNPWDDWDNADRDGWGD; this is encoded by the coding sequence ATGCGCAACAGGACTGCCCTGACCGCAGCAGTCACGTCCAGCGCCCCTGAGCCGCAGTCGCATCCGGGGCGGGACAGCCTCGTCTTCGGGAAGGTCGCGGGACCCGGTGCCGACGGTCCGGGCGCCCGGGATCAGGACGTCGAGCTCTTCGACACGACGCTGACGCTCACGCTGCCGCGCATCGCGGGGGAGGTCAGGCCCCGCGGGCGCCACGTGGCCGGGAAGTCGCGCCACGCACGCGACTCGGCGCGGGCGTCGCGGTCACGGAACTCCGTGCCGAAGCCGGAACGCGAGCAAGGCGCCGGTCTGTCGCTCCCCTTGCTGATCGCGGGCGCCCTTGCCGCGGGGATCGGGCTGACGGTCGGTCTCACCTCCGGGCTGGAGCAGCGGCACCCGGACGCCCGGTCCGTCACGATGCCCGACCTCCCGTACCCCAGCTCGCCCGTGGACGCCGAACCGCCGACCGTCACCCGCGTATCCACCCCGCCGGCGGCGCCGACCGCCCGCGCGACCAGGCAAGCCGACCCCACGCCCTCGCGCACGCCCGCCGGCCCGCGGACTCCCGCGCGCACGACCCCGCCGCCGCCCCCGGCCCACCCGCCGACGTCCTCACCCACCCACCACTCGCCGCCCGTCGAGCGGCCGGACGGGGACGTCCTGAGGCGCGGCGGCTCCGGCCCCGAGGTCAAGGACCTCCAGCGCCGCCTCGCGCGGCTCCACCTCTACCTCGGCTCCGTCGACGGAATGTTCGGCGCGTACGTGGAGGCGGCCCTGATCCGCTTCCAGACCTCCCGCGGCATCACGGAGGAACCGGGCGTCTACGGCCCGACGACGCGCGCGGCCCTGCGGGCCGAGGCCGACCGGGAAGGCGGGTCCGACCGCAACCCCTGGGACGACTGGGACAACGCGGACAGGGACGGCTGGGGCGACTGA